A single Sutterella megalosphaeroides DNA region contains:
- a CDS encoding multiheme c-type cytochrome, whose amino-acid sequence MTPSVLSPVRSSFRPSSFALACAVALAASLSTSVTAAGSTPTASAPERAACTACHTVTPNLSAHSPREIHALHAGDLARPEGDCLQCHEDDGRFLVARANACSGCHADFAKKAPHDAKKLSDAECASCHTTDAVRAAHLGAKETTAREGLKSLVSVDVTDAKIVREADAAYAEVTFRLLDAEGQPVPLATKDPADAPWIKNLQLYVNWDAESDFTMSRGTPIFVKSNKRDVTQKGLGRTPAGERERTPLFRTDGEHFTYRVGPVVLEDRFSTSSPKAGKVGVVSNRLIYCFDDAKKLAACDSGRDRKNAAWNDLWVFDEKGLVPHERLTALRPTITSNAKCGTCHGYNAEHDETEINCRSCHSQVTKKNKHYADTTCYSGHDDENGRHTTPFKPKSYAPRAMPGFGGSTNDLTLPCVTCHNPNTPPTAAIRDYMTNADSPDFIEDLVLSYPDMKVWIHSLHAGTRPSQRAEGGVREVKWAKSRGDCTACHEGESFGLERLAKVGRPLALDTAYDPDSNAHPAVDFTVNAYASPMAATCFACHAYTRDAYGKLVKNEKAKAHIAEMGGKFGVKLEDLQPERCNTCHTPEALGKAHGLKR is encoded by the coding sequence ATGACCCCGTCCGTCCTTTCTCCCGTTCGATCTTCGTTCCGACCGTCGTCGTTCGCGCTCGCGTGCGCCGTTGCCCTTGCGGCTTCGCTTTCGACTTCCGTCACAGCGGCGGGTTCGACCCCGACCGCGTCTGCTCCGGAGCGCGCCGCCTGCACCGCGTGCCACACGGTGACGCCCAATCTGAGCGCGCACAGCCCGCGTGAAATCCATGCGCTCCACGCGGGCGACCTTGCCCGACCCGAAGGCGACTGCCTCCAGTGCCACGAGGACGACGGACGTTTTCTCGTCGCTCGGGCGAATGCGTGCTCCGGGTGCCACGCGGACTTTGCCAAGAAAGCTCCCCACGACGCGAAAAAGCTTTCGGACGCCGAGTGTGCCTCCTGCCATACGACGGACGCCGTGCGCGCGGCGCACTTGGGCGCCAAGGAAACGACCGCGCGCGAAGGACTCAAGTCGCTCGTCTCCGTTGACGTGACCGACGCGAAAATCGTGCGCGAAGCGGATGCGGCGTATGCCGAGGTCACGTTCCGGCTCTTGGACGCCGAAGGGCAACCCGTTCCGCTCGCAACGAAAGACCCCGCGGACGCCCCGTGGATCAAGAATCTCCAGCTCTACGTCAATTGGGACGCGGAAAGCGACTTCACGATGAGTCGCGGGACGCCGATTTTCGTGAAGTCGAACAAACGCGACGTCACGCAAAAGGGGCTCGGGCGCACGCCCGCGGGCGAGCGCGAACGGACGCCTCTTTTCCGCACGGACGGCGAACATTTCACCTACCGCGTGGGCCCCGTCGTGCTTGAGGACCGCTTTTCGACGTCCTCCCCGAAAGCAGGGAAGGTGGGTGTCGTGAGCAACCGTCTGATCTACTGCTTCGACGACGCGAAAAAGCTCGCGGCGTGCGACAGCGGTCGCGACCGTAAGAACGCCGCCTGGAACGACCTCTGGGTGTTCGACGAAAAGGGGCTCGTTCCGCACGAACGCCTCACGGCCCTGCGCCCGACGATTACGTCGAACGCCAAGTGCGGGACCTGTCACGGCTACAACGCCGAGCACGACGAAACCGAAATCAATTGTCGCAGTTGCCACTCGCAGGTGACGAAGAAAAACAAGCACTACGCGGATACGACCTGCTACTCGGGGCACGACGACGAAAACGGGCGCCATACGACGCCCTTCAAGCCGAAGAGCTACGCCCCGCGCGCGATGCCGGGCTTCGGCGGGTCGACGAACGACCTGACGCTCCCGTGCGTCACGTGCCACAATCCGAATACGCCGCCCACGGCCGCGATTCGCGACTACATGACGAACGCCGATTCGCCCGATTTCATCGAGGACCTCGTGCTCTCGTACCCGGACATGAAGGTCTGGATCCATTCGCTCCATGCGGGGACGCGCCCGAGCCAGCGCGCGGAAGGCGGCGTTCGCGAAGTCAAATGGGCGAAGTCCCGCGGCGACTGCACGGCCTGCCACGAGGGCGAGAGCTTCGGCCTGGAGCGCCTCGCCAAGGTCGGTCGCCCGCTTGCGCTCGATACGGCGTACGACCCCGACTCGAACGCCCATCCTGCGGTCGACTTCACGGTGAACGCCTACGCCTCGCCCATGGCGGCGACGTGCTTCGCGTGCCACGCCTACACGCGGGACGCCTACGGGAAACTCGTCAAAAACGAGAAGGCGAAGGCCCACATCGCCGAGATGGGCGGGAAATTCGGCGTCAAGCTCGAAGACCTTCAGCCCGAACGCTGCAACACCTGCCACACGCCCGAAGCGCTCGGCAAGGCGCACGGGTTGAAGCGCTGA
- a CDS encoding APC family permease encodes MSNSHEPATMKREVSLFGGISVLAGIMIGSGIFYIGAIVLQRSGMNLGLALLVWLIGGLVTLLSGICFAELGAMMPKAGGYYVYLREAYGERVAFMCGITNFFLSSSGSIAALAVAFGAALSSIYPLDPLVQKGIALASIFLLTVLNIRGVKLGSTVQNLFMILKMLPIVLILVCGLAMGTQSPDLLTFELPETHAAPSFLELCSMVGFAVIATLWAYEGWTNLNTIAEEIKNPKRNIPLALILSITGVAILYVLFNYAVYRVLPFETIQQLVESGDYYLGTAAAKELFGSAGMIVVGAAMILAIFNSLNGCIMVFPRMYFAMARDGALFPSLAKLHPTYRTPMNAQIASAVMASILVCSRTLSELTSLVALCGIIFHGLTFFSVIVLRRKYPTMERPYRVWLYPFTTILICLVMIGLALNTLEQDPVTALLGLLVPLGGLVIYELFFRRRHDALEKERALEGKDALGSE; translated from the coding sequence GTGTCCAATTCCCACGAACCCGCAACAATGAAGCGCGAAGTGAGCCTCTTCGGCGGCATCTCCGTGCTCGCCGGCATCATGATCGGCTCCGGGATCTTTTATATCGGTGCGATCGTTCTGCAGCGCTCCGGGATGAACCTCGGCCTCGCGCTCCTCGTTTGGCTTATCGGCGGCCTCGTGACGCTTCTGAGCGGCATCTGCTTTGCCGAACTCGGCGCGATGATGCCCAAGGCGGGCGGCTACTACGTGTACCTGCGCGAAGCCTACGGCGAACGCGTCGCCTTCATGTGCGGCATCACGAATTTCTTCCTCTCCTCCTCGGGCTCGATCGCGGCTTTGGCCGTGGCGTTCGGGGCGGCGCTCTCGAGCATCTATCCGCTCGACCCCCTGGTGCAAAAGGGGATCGCTCTCGCGTCGATCTTCCTTCTCACGGTCCTCAACATCCGAGGTGTGAAGTTGGGAAGCACCGTGCAGAACCTCTTCATGATTTTGAAGATGCTCCCGATCGTGCTCATTCTCGTGTGCGGTCTTGCCATGGGGACGCAGTCGCCCGACCTTCTCACCTTCGAGCTTCCGGAAACGCATGCCGCGCCCTCCTTCCTCGAACTCTGCAGCATGGTGGGCTTTGCCGTCATCGCGACCCTCTGGGCTTATGAAGGCTGGACGAACCTCAACACGATCGCCGAAGAAATCAAGAACCCGAAGCGCAACATTCCGCTTGCTCTCATTCTCTCGATCACGGGCGTGGCGATTCTCTACGTGCTCTTCAACTATGCGGTCTATCGCGTCCTCCCTTTCGAGACGATTCAGCAGCTCGTTGAAAGCGGCGACTACTACCTCGGCACGGCGGCCGCGAAGGAACTCTTCGGTTCCGCGGGCATGATCGTCGTGGGTGCCGCCATGATTCTCGCCATCTTCAATTCCTTGAACGGCTGCATCATGGTCTTCCCGCGCATGTACTTCGCCATGGCCCGCGACGGCGCTCTGTTCCCGAGCCTCGCGAAGCTCCATCCGACGTACCGCACCCCGATGAACGCCCAGATCGCTTCCGCGGTGATGGCCTCGATTCTCGTGTGCTCGCGCACGCTCTCCGAATTGACGAGCCTCGTCGCCCTCTGCGGGATCATCTTCCACGGCCTCACCTTCTTCTCCGTGATCGTGTTGCGCCGCAAGTACCCGACGATGGAGCGCCCCTACCGTGTTTGGCTCTATCCCTTCACGACGATTCTCATCTGCCTCGTCATGATCGGTCTGGCTTTGAACACCCTCGAGCAGGATCCCGTGACGGCGCTTCTCGGCCTTCTCGTGCCGCTCGGCGGGCTCGTGATCTACGAACTTTTCTTCCGCCGTCGCCACGACGCGCTTGAAAAGGAACGCGCCCTCGAAGGGAAGGACGCCCTCGGAAGCGAATAA
- a CDS encoding ferredoxin reductase family protein → MLKNTSPAKHGAPAVIAGLTLFTVLLWAINLAIVPPEVTTRSIIHELFYVTGTIAWLWMALALVIAARPAGIERWMKTPLDALYLWHRRLGVAAIVLSVVHWLVKSWAGPILTVLAVPSAPKPQSSGTVLEGFDAFWAALRPFSETSGLWLTVLMVALGLLSYVKRLGYARWLTTHKLFSVIFLGLSVHSVRLMDAADFLTPYGLLNIAITVVGCVASIVLLVPGAGRSKTVDARVVNTENRGSVTLVTVETASPIRASAGQFAFLAPASGAFKGEKHPFSIVSVDGRRLVFAVKHLGDFTEGCIPELESGDTLRLEGPWGAFSPDRMTGDSVWIAAGIGVAPFIAWLEHRANEPEANRPPTRLLWCVRDKASEPLMTEVLERAERAGVRVEVFESRGTRFSPDALFAEERPETIALCAGEGLARSVAEAWQRAGGRPEALVREHFAWR, encoded by the coding sequence ATGTTGAAAAACACTTCCCCCGCCAAACACGGAGCCCCCGCCGTCATTGCCGGTCTCACGCTTTTTACCGTCCTGCTGTGGGCGATCAACCTTGCCATCGTGCCGCCCGAAGTGACGACCCGATCGATCATTCACGAACTTTTCTACGTGACAGGCACGATCGCCTGGCTTTGGATGGCCTTGGCGCTTGTCATCGCCGCACGTCCCGCCGGGATCGAGCGCTGGATGAAAACGCCGCTCGACGCCCTCTACCTCTGGCACCGCCGTCTCGGCGTCGCCGCGATCGTGCTTTCCGTCGTCCACTGGCTGGTCAAATCCTGGGCGGGCCCGATTCTCACCGTACTTGCAGTTCCGTCCGCCCCGAAACCCCAGAGTTCGGGCACGGTGCTCGAAGGGTTCGACGCGTTTTGGGCCGCGCTTCGGCCCTTTTCCGAAACGTCGGGCCTGTGGCTCACCGTGCTCATGGTCGCGCTCGGGCTTCTCTCGTACGTGAAGCGCCTCGGCTACGCCCGGTGGCTCACGACCCACAAACTCTTTTCCGTCATCTTCCTCGGCCTCTCGGTTCATTCCGTGCGCTTGATGGATGCGGCCGATTTCCTCACGCCCTACGGACTTCTCAACATCGCGATTACGGTCGTCGGCTGCGTCGCGTCGATCGTGCTCCTTGTGCCGGGGGCGGGACGCTCGAAGACCGTCGACGCGCGGGTAGTGAACACGGAAAATCGCGGAAGCGTCACGCTTGTCACCGTGGAAACGGCCTCTCCCATCCGAGCGAGTGCCGGGCAGTTCGCGTTCCTTGCGCCCGCGAGCGGCGCCTTCAAGGGAGAAAAGCACCCGTTTTCGATCGTGTCCGTCGACGGGCGGCGCCTTGTCTTCGCCGTCAAACACCTCGGCGACTTTACGGAGGGCTGCATTCCCGAGCTCGAATCGGGTGACACCTTGCGCCTCGAAGGTCCTTGGGGCGCGTTCTCGCCCGATCGGATGACGGGCGACTCGGTGTGGATTGCGGCGGGTATCGGCGTGGCACCGTTCATTGCCTGGCTCGAACACCGTGCGAACGAGCCCGAAGCGAACCGCCCTCCGACGCGCCTTCTCTGGTGCGTGCGCGACAAGGCCTCCGAGCCCCTCATGACCGAGGTTCTCGAGCGCGCCGAACGCGCGGGCGTTCGGGTGGAGGTGTTCGAAAGCCGCGGCACGCGCTTCTCGCCCGATGCGCTCTTTGCCGAGGAACGCCCCGAAACGATCGCGCTCTGCGCGGGCGAGGGTCTCGCCCGAAGCGTCGCCGAAGCCTGGCAACGTGCGGGCGGACGACCCGAAGCGCTCGTGCGCGAACACTTCGCGTGGCGATGA
- a CDS encoding porin encodes MQIHRILVAATATALASASALAADLTVYGVVNTGLSYTHAETSVSESTDTFELDSGNYLGNRFGLKGEETISPDLKAGFILENGFSADTGSLSDGGRMFGREASLYLTNETFGTLRFGRLTVMTASTGSSGLMAGKFSALSTGWGVVWGHNAVFTGKFGRMDNMIMYSSPKFAGLQLHAQYSSGIDQATEKTVEENSGSSTRYMGLGLQYFNGPFSTIEVVDSHRYADTSEDPGVTANGSVAYDFGVAKFFLTGQYFRDMRYLGKAAVDAEVSAANVFGNNVAKDGFALNVGATAPVAGGKLYGAIGWMDAENAKNSDASMRRLTLSAGYDFNLSKRTVVYAGAGYMLDMYDEFGTNVRASNDDAAKYGVTFGLSHRF; translated from the coding sequence ATGCAGATTCACCGCATTTTGGTCGCGGCAACCGCGACCGCTTTGGCTTCCGCGAGTGCCCTCGCCGCCGACCTGACCGTCTACGGCGTCGTCAATACGGGCCTTTCCTACACCCATGCCGAAACGAGCGTTTCGGAAAGCACCGACACGTTCGAACTCGACAGCGGCAACTACCTCGGCAACCGCTTCGGCCTCAAAGGCGAAGAGACGATTTCGCCCGACCTCAAGGCGGGCTTCATCCTTGAAAACGGTTTTTCGGCTGACACGGGTTCGCTTTCAGATGGCGGCCGCATGTTCGGTCGCGAAGCGTCGCTTTACCTCACGAACGAGACCTTCGGGACGCTGCGCTTCGGTCGCCTGACCGTGATGACCGCCTCGACCGGTTCCTCGGGTCTCATGGCGGGGAAGTTTTCCGCGCTGAGCACCGGCTGGGGCGTTGTCTGGGGCCACAACGCCGTATTTACGGGTAAGTTCGGGCGTATGGACAACATGATCATGTATTCCTCGCCGAAGTTCGCGGGGCTGCAGCTCCATGCGCAGTATTCGTCCGGGATCGATCAGGCGACGGAAAAGACGGTCGAGGAAAATTCCGGTTCGTCGACCCGCTACATGGGGCTTGGCCTTCAGTACTTCAACGGCCCGTTCTCGACGATTGAGGTCGTTGACAGCCACCGCTACGCCGACACGTCGGAGGACCCGGGCGTCACCGCCAACGGCAGCGTCGCTTACGACTTCGGTGTCGCGAAATTCTTCCTTACGGGCCAGTACTTCCGCGACATGCGCTACCTCGGCAAGGCCGCGGTCGACGCCGAAGTGAGCGCCGCGAACGTCTTCGGCAACAACGTTGCCAAGGACGGCTTCGCGCTCAATGTCGGCGCCACGGCACCCGTTGCGGGCGGGAAGCTCTACGGCGCGATCGGCTGGATGGACGCGGAAAACGCGAAAAATTCCGACGCCTCGATGCGCCGCCTCACGCTCTCGGCGGGTTACGACTTCAACCTCTCGAAGCGTACGGTCGTCTACGCGGGTGCGGGCTACATGCTCGACATGTACGACGAATTTGGCACGAACGTGCGCGCGTCGAACGACGACGCCGCAAAGTACGGCGTCACCTTCGGGCTCTCGCACCGCTTCTGA
- a CDS encoding flavocytochrome c: MKFKVMRLSALARATAATVALVAANGVVSAMTPGTYGATVPARNGAMTVEVTVEANAIKDVRVTKHEETPGIGSLAIEAIPARMVELQTAGVDGVTGATVTSDALKRGVEEALKKAGAEPGFFAKKSPVAKAAAPLVTQADVIVVGGGGAGMVAAATAVDGGASVIVLEKMAMLGGNTARSEGNMSAIDPEPEKFLDMTPAVRAIIAKYTDRPACSKEAAELQKVVKEQLAAHDAAGKKYLFDSPELFALQTIMGGDCKNDPKLVLAMAKNATAAMLWLDEQSDMTWKHVPRHWIDVGIGGIYPRGQWPRKADGETPISTYDAYIKPLAEKVTAAGNPIYTSTKVTEIVRDASGRVTGVRAEKDGKVVEFKGKNVVLAAGGYGANLEMVKKYNNISVRATSNQPGATGEVIEEAVKAGAALEGMEWIQIHPHGNPKNGELESAIAGRPQDTPYVNVDGVRFIDETGRRDELSHAILEQPGKVVYAIFDRRTIDEGKVREDLMTSALERGFAFKAETLADLANAAGIKSDAFVKTIDAYNVATRKQDASSLPVTKILFGLTVEKAPFYAVPITTTIHHTMGGIRINEKTQVLDAKGEPIPGLYAAGEVTGGIHGTNRLGRNALTDLLVFGHIAGQEVSKK; encoded by the coding sequence ATGAAGTTCAAAGTGATGCGCCTCTCGGCGCTCGCCCGCGCGACGGCTGCGACCGTCGCTCTCGTTGCCGCGAACGGCGTTGTTTCCGCCATGACCCCGGGCACCTACGGTGCGACGGTTCCCGCCCGCAACGGCGCGATGACGGTCGAAGTGACGGTCGAAGCCAACGCGATCAAGGACGTTCGCGTCACGAAGCACGAGGAAACGCCCGGGATCGGGTCGCTCGCGATCGAGGCGATCCCGGCGCGCATGGTTGAATTGCAGACGGCGGGCGTGGACGGCGTCACGGGTGCGACCGTTACCTCGGACGCTCTCAAGCGCGGCGTCGAAGAAGCCCTCAAGAAGGCGGGTGCGGAACCGGGCTTCTTTGCCAAGAAGTCGCCCGTCGCCAAGGCCGCCGCGCCGCTTGTCACCCAGGCCGACGTAATCGTCGTGGGCGGGGGCGGCGCGGGCATGGTCGCGGCCGCCACCGCGGTCGACGGCGGCGCCTCCGTGATCGTTCTCGAAAAGATGGCAATGTTGGGCGGCAACACGGCCCGCTCCGAAGGCAATATGTCCGCGATCGACCCCGAGCCCGAAAAGTTCCTCGACATGACGCCCGCCGTGCGCGCCATCATCGCGAAGTACACCGACCGTCCCGCCTGCTCGAAGGAAGCGGCCGAACTCCAGAAGGTCGTCAAGGAACAGTTGGCCGCGCACGATGCCGCGGGCAAAAAGTACCTCTTCGACTCGCCCGAACTCTTCGCCCTTCAGACGATCATGGGCGGGGACTGCAAGAACGATCCGAAGCTCGTTCTCGCGATGGCGAAAAACGCCACGGCCGCGATGCTCTGGCTCGACGAGCAGTCCGACATGACCTGGAAGCACGTGCCGCGCCATTGGATCGACGTCGGTATCGGCGGGATCTACCCGCGCGGTCAGTGGCCGCGCAAGGCCGACGGCGAAACTCCGATTTCGACCTACGACGCGTACATCAAGCCTCTTGCCGAGAAGGTGACCGCGGCGGGCAACCCCATCTATACCTCGACCAAAGTGACCGAAATCGTGCGCGACGCTTCGGGACGCGTCACGGGTGTTCGTGCCGAAAAGGACGGAAAGGTCGTCGAATTCAAGGGCAAGAACGTCGTGCTTGCCGCGGGCGGCTACGGCGCGAACCTTGAGATGGTCAAAAAGTACAACAACATCAGCGTGCGCGCCACGTCGAACCAGCCGGGCGCCACGGGCGAAGTGATCGAAGAAGCCGTCAAAGCGGGCGCCGCGCTCGAAGGCATGGAATGGATCCAGATCCATCCGCACGGCAACCCCAAGAACGGCGAACTCGAATCCGCCATTGCGGGTCGTCCCCAGGACACGCCCTACGTCAACGTCGACGGCGTTCGCTTCATCGACGAAACGGGCCGTCGCGACGAACTTTCGCACGCCATTCTCGAGCAGCCCGGCAAGGTTGTCTACGCGATCTTCGACCGCCGCACGATCGACGAAGGCAAGGTGCGCGAAGACCTCATGACGTCGGCTCTCGAGCGCGGATTCGCCTTCAAGGCGGAGACCCTCGCCGATCTCGCGAACGCGGCCGGCATCAAGAGCGACGCCTTCGTGAAGACGATCGATGCCTACAACGTCGCGACCCGCAAGCAAGACGCTTCGAGCCTTCCCGTCACGAAGATCCTCTTCGGTCTGACGGTTGAAAAGGCGCCTTTCTACGCCGTGCCGATTACGACGACCATTCACCACACGATGGGCGGCATTCGCATCAACGAAAAGACGCAGGTTCTCGACGCGAAGGGCGAACCGATCCCGGGTCTTTACGCCGCGGGCGAAGTGACGGGCGGCATCCACGGCACGAACCGCCTCGGGCGCAACGCGCTCACGGACCTTCTCGTCTTCGGGCATATCGCCGGGCAGGAAGTCTCGAAAAAGTAA
- a CDS encoding amidohydrolase: MATVILNAKIYLERGRFARALLVEDGIVRAVGTNEEVLAQAPAEYETFDACGRTIVPGFNDSHQHLLNTGIALSDIRLHTAKSIAEVKEIARRYIAERKPAPGTVLHGMGWNQDYFEDESRLLTAADLDDISTDYPIIFERACGHLLTANTAAVRLAGITAETPDPEGGSIGRDAEGNPNGIFAENARKPIRALMAERSVDELVELIRIGMAHAAETGVTSVQTCDLRPGSWERTLEAYERVAAEGASTRVYHQSHFHNPDDYRAFLAAGHVTGTGTPMHRFGPLKLFIDGSLGARTALMRHPYNDDPTTSGIATLTPEQIDELVGIAVENKCSVAVHAIGDLAVERMLDAYDKVTNGSNPLRLGIVHVQITDRPLVERFTKNDILALVQPIFLHYDTRIVEDRVGKDLASTSYAFGTMQKLGIHMSFGTDSPIEDMNPIDNLYCAVTRRTLDGTPEGGWHPEECLTVEEAVDAYTLEGAYASFEENVKGRLLPGYYADLVVLSEDIFTMPVEELRRTKVDATMTAGRFVYQREGA; the protein is encoded by the coding sequence ATGGCCACCGTCATTCTGAACGCCAAGATCTACCTTGAACGCGGGCGCTTCGCCCGGGCCCTTCTCGTCGAAGACGGGATCGTTCGCGCCGTCGGCACGAACGAAGAGGTGCTTGCTCAAGCTCCCGCCGAATACGAAACCTTCGACGCGTGCGGCCGCACGATCGTTCCGGGCTTCAACGATTCGCACCAGCACCTGCTCAACACGGGGATCGCGCTTTCCGACATTCGCCTTCATACCGCAAAGAGCATCGCCGAAGTGAAGGAAATCGCCCGTCGCTACATTGCCGAGCGCAAGCCCGCCCCGGGCACGGTCCTTCACGGCATGGGCTGGAACCAAGACTACTTCGAAGACGAATCGCGTCTTTTGACCGCAGCCGACCTCGACGACATTTCGACCGACTACCCGATCATCTTCGAGCGCGCCTGCGGGCACCTCCTCACCGCCAACACCGCGGCCGTGCGCCTTGCGGGGATCACGGCGGAGACTCCCGACCCCGAAGGCGGCTCGATCGGTCGCGATGCCGAAGGAAACCCCAACGGGATCTTCGCCGAAAACGCCCGCAAGCCGATCCGCGCCCTGATGGCGGAGCGCTCGGTGGACGAACTCGTCGAACTCATCCGCATCGGCATGGCGCACGCCGCCGAAACGGGCGTCACCTCGGTGCAAACCTGCGACCTGCGTCCCGGCTCCTGGGAGCGTACGCTCGAAGCCTACGAGCGCGTCGCCGCGGAAGGTGCCTCAACCCGCGTCTACCATCAGTCGCACTTCCACAACCCCGACGACTATCGGGCGTTCCTCGCCGCGGGTCACGTGACGGGGACGGGTACGCCCATGCACCGCTTCGGCCCCTTGAAGCTCTTCATCGACGGCTCGCTCGGCGCGCGCACCGCGCTCATGCGCCACCCTTACAACGACGACCCGACGACTTCCGGGATCGCGACCCTCACGCCCGAGCAGATCGACGAACTTGTCGGGATTGCTGTTGAAAACAAGTGCTCGGTCGCCGTTCACGCGATCGGGGACCTCGCGGTCGAACGCATGCTCGACGCCTACGACAAAGTGACGAACGGCTCGAATCCGCTGCGCCTCGGGATCGTGCACGTGCAGATCACGGACCGTCCCTTGGTCGAACGCTTCACGAAGAACGACATCCTCGCGCTCGTGCAGCCGATTTTCCTCCACTACGACACCCGCATCGTCGAAGACCGCGTCGGAAAGGACCTCGCATCCACCTCGTACGCCTTCGGCACGATGCAAAAGCTCGGCATCCATATGAGCTTCGGCACCGACAGCCCGATCGAAGACATGAACCCGATCGACAACCTCTACTGCGCCGTCACCCGTCGCACGCTCGACGGAACCCCCGAAGGCGGCTGGCACCCCGAAGAGTGCCTCACGGTCGAAGAGGCGGTCGACGCCTACACGCTCGAAGGCGCCTACGCGTCCTTCGAAGAAAACGTGAAGGGGCGCCTCTTGCCGGGCTACTACGCCGACCTCGTCGTGCTCTCGGAAGACATCTTCACGATGCCCGTTGAAGAGCTGCGCCGTACGAAGGTCGACGCCACGATGACGGCAGGGCGCTTCGTCTATCAGCGCGAAGGCGCGTGA